Proteins encoded by one window of Opitutia bacterium:
- the hprK gene encoding HPr(Ser) kinase/phosphatase yields the protein MPTKAINGITVSHFYETYKTKLQLELLTGEEGMHRLIKEGSINRPSLALTGFFKYFANKRIQVLGAAEMTFLKTLTQRQQIEIFAEMVKRGIPCLVLTRNYNATHPMLAVSLEMHLPIFRTPMITMNFVNAATLCVDNEFAPSGTEHATTLDIKGIGVMIRGDSGIGKSECALALIERGHSLVADDLTCLRLVDERELTASSRELNRGYMECRGIGIINIAEMFGVKSIRLEKRVDIVVTLKEWSPEVIEERTGLEENFYEILGVKVPHIEFYVRPGRDIARLVEVAAMVQALKIMGHDPAKTFNDRLIAHMQEQAAQKTTTHRIAEPRTPFVPQQFQDDEEPPANPS from the coding sequence ATGCCCACCAAAGCCATCAACGGCATCACCGTCTCGCACTTCTACGAGACGTATAAGACCAAGCTCCAGCTCGAGCTGCTCACGGGCGAGGAAGGCATGCACCGCCTCATCAAGGAGGGCTCGATCAACCGCCCCTCGCTCGCGCTCACGGGCTTCTTCAAATATTTCGCGAACAAACGCATTCAGGTCCTCGGCGCCGCCGAGATGACGTTCCTGAAAACGCTCACGCAACGCCAGCAGATCGAGATCTTCGCCGAGATGGTGAAACGCGGCATCCCGTGCCTCGTCCTCACGCGCAACTACAACGCCACGCACCCGATGCTCGCGGTCTCGCTGGAGATGCACCTCCCGATCTTCCGCACGCCGATGATCACGATGAATTTCGTGAACGCGGCCACGCTGTGCGTCGACAACGAGTTCGCCCCGTCCGGCACCGAGCACGCCACCACGCTCGATATCAAAGGCATCGGCGTGATGATCCGCGGCGACTCCGGCATCGGCAAATCCGAGTGCGCCCTCGCGCTCATCGAGCGCGGCCACTCGCTCGTCGCCGACGATCTCACCTGCCTGCGCCTCGTCGACGAACGCGAACTCACCGCCAGCTCGCGCGAACTCAACCGCGGCTACATGGAGTGTCGCGGCATCGGCATCATCAACATCGCCGAAATGTTCGGCGTGAAAAGCATCCGCCTCGAGAAACGCGTCGACATCGTCGTCACGCTCAAGGAGTGGAGCCCCGAGGTGATCGAGGAACGCACCGGCCTCGAGGAGAATTTCTACGAGATCCTCGGCGTGAAGGTGCCGCACATTGAATTCTACGTGCGCCCCGGCCGCGACATCGCCCGCCTTGTCGAAGTGGCCGCGATGGTGCAGGCGCTGAAGATCATGGGGCACGACCCCGCGAAGACTTTCAACGACCGCCTCATCGCGCACATGCAGGAGCAGGCCGCACAGAAGACCACGACGCACCGCATCGCCGAGCCACGCACGCCGTTCGTCCCGCAGCAGTTTCAGGACGACGAAGAGCCGCCGGCGAACCCGAGCTGA
- a CDS encoding DUF1501 domain-containing protein: MSLHHSEDPHHWNLDTELRTLGLRGAPMTRRDVLRLGLLGAAGLALGSRFASAAERLALPSAASAPATPVVTARARSVIQIWLWGGPCHLDTFDPKPDAGSAYCGPLTGTADTNVAGIRIGELLPLLARQADKYALLRSLSHGNNSHETAAYMVQTGQAAGRDVFPGAGAVVSLFKGYDAGYRGLLPPYIVLTELQGRFSESGFLGARYRPFATGGDPGADRFVVEGVVSPDLDEARQRARRDLLHQLNTYERAARSGDPRLKALARCEDEAYEMILGDAGKVFDLSNEPAATRERYGRNTFGQSCLMARRLVEKGVPYITINYKGWDTHKQHFQQMRRKLPEFDRGLATMLDDLAQRGLLDSTIVWAGGEFGRTPKVLWEAPWNGGRGHHGKVFSALVAGGGFHGGQVIGASDAHGEEPASAPVAPSDLIAKIYGQLGIAADARLPHPEGLDLRAVPTNAGQNLAALT, translated from the coding sequence ATGTCCCTCCACCACAGCGAAGACCCGCACCACTGGAATCTCGACACCGAGCTGCGCACGCTCGGCCTGCGCGGCGCACCCATGACGCGTCGCGACGTCCTCCGCCTCGGCCTGCTCGGCGCCGCCGGTCTCGCACTCGGCTCCCGCTTCGCCTCGGCTGCCGAACGCCTCGCCCTTCCTTCCGCCGCCTCCGCGCCCGCAACGCCCGTCGTCACCGCTCGCGCCCGCTCCGTCATCCAAATCTGGCTCTGGGGCGGCCCGTGCCACCTCGACACCTTCGACCCCAAACCCGACGCAGGCTCGGCCTATTGCGGCCCGCTCACCGGCACCGCCGACACCAACGTCGCCGGCATCCGCATCGGCGAACTGCTCCCGCTCCTCGCTCGCCAAGCCGACAAATACGCCCTCCTCCGCAGCCTCAGCCACGGCAACAACTCGCACGAAACCGCCGCCTACATGGTGCAAACCGGCCAAGCCGCCGGCCGCGACGTCTTCCCCGGCGCCGGCGCGGTCGTCTCGCTTTTCAAAGGTTACGACGCCGGCTACCGCGGCCTGCTGCCGCCCTACATCGTGCTGACCGAGCTGCAGGGCCGTTTCTCCGAGTCCGGCTTCCTCGGCGCCCGCTACCGCCCGTTCGCGACCGGCGGCGATCCCGGCGCTGACCGCTTCGTCGTCGAAGGTGTCGTGTCGCCCGACCTCGACGAGGCCCGCCAGCGCGCGCGCCGCGACCTGTTGCATCAGCTCAACACCTACGAACGCGCCGCGCGCTCCGGCGACCCGCGACTCAAGGCCCTCGCCCGCTGCGAAGACGAGGCTTACGAGATGATCCTCGGCGACGCCGGCAAAGTCTTCGATCTCTCCAACGAACCCGCCGCCACCCGCGAGCGTTATGGTCGCAACACCTTCGGCCAGTCCTGCCTCATGGCGCGCCGCCTCGTCGAAAAAGGCGTCCCCTACATCACCATCAACTACAAGGGCTGGGACACCCACAAACAGCACTTCCAACAGATGCGCCGCAAACTCCCCGAGTTCGACCGCGGCCTCGCCACGATGCTCGACGACCTCGCCCAACGCGGCCTCCTCGACTCGACGATCGTGTGGGCCGGCGGCGAATTCGGCCGCACGCCGAAAGTTCTCTGGGAAGCACCCTGGAACGGCGGCCGCGGCCACCACGGCAAAGTCTTCTCCGCGCTCGTCGCCGGCGGCGGTTTCCACGGCGGCCAAGTCATCGGGGCCTCCGACGCACACGGCGAGGAACCCGCCTCCGCTCCCGTCGCGCCCTCCGACCTCATCGCCAAAATCTACGGCCAGCTCGGCATCGCCGCCGACGCGCGCCTCCCGCACCCGGAGGGGCTCGACCTCCGCGCCGTCCCGACGAACGCCGGCCAAAACCTCGCCGCCCTCACATGA
- a CDS encoding HAD hydrolase family protein, with protein sequence MDVDGVLTDGTVRIHSDGTESKNFSILDGMGLVRLRKAGVALAWISGRASGATTARATELQIPHLIQGRTDKLVALQELAAQLGLSAAEACYMGDDDIDASAIAWAGIGVAPREAMPAALKVAKFIPPRAAGHGAVREVCEQILAARGRKAAS encoded by the coding sequence ATGGACGTCGACGGCGTGCTGACCGACGGCACCGTGCGCATCCACTCCGACGGCACGGAATCGAAGAATTTCTCCATCCTCGACGGCATGGGCCTCGTGCGCCTCCGCAAAGCCGGCGTCGCGCTCGCGTGGATTTCCGGCCGCGCCTCGGGTGCGACCACCGCGCGCGCTACCGAGCTGCAGATTCCCCACCTCATCCAAGGCCGCACCGACAAGCTCGTCGCACTCCAGGAACTCGCCGCTCAACTCGGCCTGTCCGCCGCCGAAGCCTGCTACATGGGCGACGACGACATCGACGCCTCCGCCATCGCGTGGGCCGGCATCGGCGTCGCCCCGCGCGAAGCGATGCCCGCCGCGCTGAAGGTCGCCAAATTCATCCCGCCGCGCGCCGCCGGCCACGGCGCCGTGCGCGAAGTATGTGAACAAATCCTCGCCGCCCGCGGTCGGAAGGCAGCCTCGTGA
- a CDS encoding ClcB-like voltage-gated chloride channel protein, with protein MRAPIDLRRRVGRSCFGYRVAGSSFGPGVMVFPMSQDFTPVPPPPPADAQSAAQQQALAKEKQRARLSFERLLNVSHQQLMKLLARRLWLQEKLHPTEWQITLFWSALAGFLGALAAVAFTSLTEGVHVLLTGSRAGVVETMRQIPVWAVVLVPAAGGVAAGLILKLGERFAGKQGATDYMEAIVIGNGYVPARASLVKSVAAMFTIGSGGSIGREGPLVQLAAVASSRLGRWLGLSAPKQRLLVACGAAAGIASAYNAPIAGSFFVAEIILGTIAMESLGPLVISAVTAALTLRVMTNASKLYAVPSYEMHTAWEMVAYVVLGLIVGALAPWFLRSLRLAEGFFRSLSLPPIVRLGLGGLCVGILAVKVPEVCGNGYSVVVDVLQGHYVWSALLLIVWCKWLATCASFGSGAPGGVFTPSLFMGAGAGYVFGQGVQMLWPGGGIDPRTIALVGMGAFLSAASHAPVMAIIMLFEMTLSYDIILPLMVCSVVAYFTAKSLEGESIYSESLKRKAVEHPVPAPAAVPVKVGELMRTEPPTVARGASFGDIGRLFLANRVNNLYVLDADGRYAGVVSLHDIKPFLLQPELAEVVRASDILRDDFPTVRADQPLSDGLKRFREVSAERLPVLDGDGRLLGSLSKTDLLLALSEKSPASGATA; from the coding sequence GTGCGTGCACCAATCGACTTGCGCCGCCGGGTCGGGCGGAGTTGCTTCGGGTATCGCGTCGCCGGTTCGTCGTTCGGCCCGGGCGTGATGGTTTTCCCGATGTCGCAGGACTTCACTCCAGTGCCGCCTCCTCCGCCTGCCGACGCGCAGTCCGCCGCGCAGCAACAGGCCCTGGCCAAGGAGAAGCAGCGGGCGCGGCTGTCGTTCGAGCGGTTGCTGAACGTCAGCCACCAGCAGCTCATGAAGCTGCTCGCGCGGCGCCTCTGGCTCCAGGAAAAGCTCCATCCGACCGAGTGGCAGATCACGCTGTTCTGGTCGGCGCTGGCGGGTTTCCTCGGCGCGTTGGCGGCGGTGGCGTTCACGAGCTTGACGGAGGGCGTGCACGTGTTGCTGACCGGTTCGCGGGCGGGTGTCGTCGAGACGATGCGGCAGATTCCGGTGTGGGCGGTGGTGCTCGTGCCGGCGGCGGGCGGCGTGGCGGCGGGTTTGATTTTGAAACTCGGCGAGCGTTTCGCGGGCAAGCAGGGCGCGACGGACTACATGGAGGCCATCGTCATCGGCAACGGCTACGTGCCGGCGCGCGCGAGTCTGGTGAAGAGCGTGGCGGCGATGTTCACGATCGGCTCGGGCGGCTCGATCGGCCGCGAGGGTCCGCTCGTGCAGCTGGCCGCGGTGGCCTCGTCGCGGCTCGGGCGCTGGCTGGGCTTGAGCGCGCCGAAGCAGCGCCTGCTGGTGGCGTGCGGCGCGGCGGCGGGCATCGCCTCGGCCTACAACGCGCCGATCGCGGGCTCGTTCTTCGTGGCGGAAATCATCCTCGGCACGATCGCGATGGAGAGCCTCGGGCCGCTCGTCATTTCGGCGGTCACGGCGGCGTTGACGCTGCGGGTGATGACCAACGCGAGCAAACTCTACGCCGTGCCGAGCTACGAGATGCACACGGCGTGGGAGATGGTCGCCTACGTGGTGCTCGGGCTGATCGTCGGCGCGCTGGCGCCGTGGTTCCTGCGCAGCCTGCGTCTGGCGGAAGGATTTTTCCGGAGCCTGTCGCTGCCGCCGATCGTGCGGCTGGGGCTCGGCGGTTTGTGCGTCGGCATCCTCGCGGTGAAGGTGCCCGAGGTGTGCGGCAACGGCTACTCGGTGGTCGTGGACGTGTTGCAGGGCCACTACGTGTGGAGCGCGCTGCTGCTGATCGTGTGGTGCAAGTGGCTCGCCACGTGTGCCTCGTTCGGCTCGGGCGCGCCGGGCGGTGTGTTCACGCCGTCGCTCTTCATGGGCGCGGGCGCGGGCTATGTGTTCGGGCAGGGCGTGCAGATGCTCTGGCCGGGCGGCGGCATCGATCCGCGCACGATCGCGCTGGTGGGCATGGGAGCTTTTCTCTCGGCGGCCAGCCATGCGCCGGTGATGGCGATCATCATGCTGTTCGAGATGACGCTGAGCTACGACATCATCCTGCCGCTGATGGTGTGCAGCGTGGTGGCGTATTTCACGGCGAAGAGCCTCGAGGGCGAATCGATCTACAGCGAGTCGCTCAAGCGCAAGGCGGTCGAACACCCCGTGCCCGCGCCGGCCGCGGTGCCGGTGAAGGTCGGCGAACTCATGCGCACCGAGCCGCCGACGGTGGCGCGCGGGGCGTCGTTCGGCGACATCGGCCGCCTGTTCCTGGCCAATCGCGTGAACAATCTCTACGTGCTCGACGCCGACGGTCGTTACGCAGGCGTGGTCTCGTTGCACGACATCAAGCCGTTCCTGCTCCAGCCCGAGCTGGCGGAGGTGGTGCGCGCGAGCGACATCCTACGCGACGATTTCCCGACGGTGCGCGCCGACCAGCCGTTGAGCGACGGCCTGAAGCGCTTCCGCGAAGTCAGCGCCGAGCGCCTGCCCGTGCTCGACGGCGACGGCCGGTTGCTCGGCAGCTTGTCGAAGACGGACCTGTTGCTGGCGTTGTCGGAAAAGTCGCCGGCGTCGGGCGCGACCGCGTGA
- the sucC gene encoding ADP-forming succinate--CoA ligase subunit beta, giving the protein MNIHEYQAKALFEKYGVPVPKGVPARSPAEFESALSALGEAPYVVKSQIHAGGRGKGTFTDGFKGGVKFAKTKAEALDYANKMYGNTLVTAQTGTAGRKVQTIYFTKAADISKEYYLAILLDRNTSKPVIVASTEGGVEIEKVAHETPEKIFKVFIDPAVGLQGYQARQLAFQLGFTGDYFKNAVKLITNLYRMFWDTDASMVEVNPLITTPAGEVLALDAKVSFDDNALFRHKDIVDLRDLNEEDSKEIEASKFNLSYIALDGNIACLVNGAGLAMSTMDIIKHFGGNPANFLDVGGGASKEQVQAAFRIILTDPNVKGILVNIFGGIMDCNTIATGVVAAARELGLTIPLVVRLEGNNVAAGKKTLAESGLKIESADSMADAAQKIVKLVA; this is encoded by the coding sequence ATGAACATTCACGAGTATCAGGCCAAAGCCTTGTTCGAAAAATACGGGGTGCCGGTGCCGAAGGGCGTGCCCGCCCGTTCGCCCGCCGAATTCGAGTCCGCGCTCTCGGCGCTGGGCGAGGCTCCGTATGTCGTCAAATCCCAGATCCACGCCGGCGGACGCGGCAAAGGCACGTTCACCGACGGCTTCAAGGGCGGCGTCAAATTCGCCAAGACCAAGGCCGAGGCGCTCGACTACGCCAACAAGATGTATGGCAACACGCTCGTGACCGCGCAGACCGGCACCGCCGGCCGCAAGGTCCAGACGATCTACTTCACCAAGGCCGCGGACATCTCCAAGGAATACTACCTCGCGATTCTCCTCGACCGTAACACCTCGAAGCCCGTCATCGTCGCCTCCACCGAAGGCGGCGTCGAAATCGAGAAGGTCGCGCACGAGACGCCCGAGAAGATCTTCAAGGTCTTCATCGATCCCGCCGTCGGCCTCCAAGGCTACCAGGCGCGCCAGCTGGCGTTCCAACTCGGCTTCACCGGCGACTACTTCAAGAACGCCGTCAAACTCATCACGAATCTCTATCGGATGTTCTGGGACACCGACGCCTCCATGGTCGAGGTCAACCCGCTCATCACCACGCCCGCCGGCGAAGTTCTCGCGCTCGACGCCAAGGTCTCCTTCGACGACAACGCGCTCTTCCGCCACAAGGACATCGTCGACCTCCGCGACCTGAACGAAGAGGACTCCAAGGAAATCGAAGCCTCGAAGTTCAACCTCAGCTACATCGCGCTCGACGGTAACATCGCCTGCCTCGTCAACGGCGCCGGCCTCGCGATGAGCACGATGGACATCATCAAACACTTCGGCGGCAACCCCGCCAACTTCCTCGACGTCGGCGGCGGCGCCTCGAAGGAGCAGGTCCAGGCGGCCTTCCGCATCATCCTCACGGACCCGAACGTGAAGGGCATCCTCGTGAACATCTTCGGCGGCATCATGGACTGCAACACGATCGCCACCGGCGTCGTCGCCGCGGCCCGCGAGCTCGGCCTCACCATCCCGCTCGTCGTGCGCCTCGAAGGCAACAACGTCGCCGCGGGTAAGAAGACCCTCGCCGAGTCCGGCCTCAAGATCGAGTCCGCCGACTCCATGGCCGACGCAGCCCAAAAGATCGTCAAACTCGTCGCCTAA
- a CDS encoding DUF1553 domain-containing protein, whose protein sequence is MNSLPCPSAVTSMRRFARLAAALCALITLVAAAAPALSPYETAAHTSPRSQIDELVQTDLTALGLIPAAPCSDAVFVRRIFLDAIGTLPTADEARAFLADRATDKRAALIDRLLAREEFADYWAMLWSDTLRVKAEFPVNLWPNAAQCYHHWIRDALHDGLPLDQFARELLTANGSNFRVGPANFWRASANRQPAGLARVVALTFLGERVETWPPEKLAAFAPLFSQLATKPTREWKEEIVYFDPTLPAPPPTTRFPDGSPAKLAPDQDPRAAFAHWLLRADNPRFARALANRVWSWVFGRGIVQPADDFRPDNPPANPALLDHLAASFAAAHYDLRTFLREVLNSQTYQSSSFAPTDGPRAETHFAFYAPRRLDAEVLADAINQVTGTHENYTSAIPEPFTFIPTEQRAIALPDGSITSAFLEKFGRPTRDTGELAERTTTTTSAAQRLHLLNSTHIQRKLSQGPALAALLRLKQPIDELYLTFLSRPPTRAERDAVNRYLRDHPQSRRAGLDVAWALLNSDEFLLRH, encoded by the coding sequence GTGAACTCGCTCCCCTGCCCCTCCGCTGTCACCTCGATGCGCCGCTTCGCGCGCCTCGCCGCCGCGCTCTGTGCCTTGATCACTCTCGTCGCCGCAGCCGCGCCCGCGCTTTCCCCTTACGAAACCGCCGCGCACACGTCGCCGCGCTCGCAGATCGACGAACTCGTCCAAACCGACCTCACCGCGCTCGGCCTCATTCCCGCCGCACCGTGCAGCGACGCCGTGTTCGTGCGCCGCATCTTCCTCGACGCCATCGGCACCTTGCCTACCGCCGACGAGGCCCGTGCCTTCCTCGCCGACCGCGCCACCGATAAACGCGCCGCGCTGATCGACCGCCTGCTCGCGCGCGAGGAGTTCGCCGACTACTGGGCCATGCTCTGGAGCGACACGCTGCGCGTGAAAGCCGAGTTCCCCGTCAACCTCTGGCCCAACGCCGCGCAGTGCTACCACCACTGGATTCGCGACGCCCTGCACGACGGTCTGCCGCTCGACCAATTCGCCCGCGAGCTCCTCACCGCCAACGGCTCCAACTTCCGCGTCGGCCCCGCCAACTTCTGGCGCGCCTCCGCCAACCGCCAGCCCGCCGGCCTCGCACGCGTCGTCGCGCTCACCTTCCTCGGCGAGCGCGTCGAAACTTGGCCGCCGGAAAAACTCGCCGCCTTCGCCCCGCTGTTCTCGCAACTCGCCACCAAGCCCACCCGCGAGTGGAAGGAGGAGATCGTCTACTTCGACCCCACGCTCCCCGCGCCACCTCCGACCACGCGTTTTCCCGACGGCTCGCCCGCGAAGCTCGCGCCCGACCAAGACCCGCGCGCGGCCTTCGCCCATTGGCTGCTCCGCGCCGACAATCCGCGCTTCGCCCGCGCCCTCGCCAACCGCGTGTGGAGTTGGGTCTTCGGCCGCGGGATCGTGCAACCCGCGGACGATTTCCGCCCCGACAACCCGCCCGCGAATCCCGCGCTGCTCGACCATCTCGCCGCCTCGTTCGCCGCCGCGCACTACGACTTGCGCACCTTTCTGCGCGAAGTGCTGAACTCGCAAACCTACCAGTCTTCCTCGTTCGCGCCGACCGACGGCCCGCGCGCCGAAACGCACTTCGCGTTCTACGCGCCGCGCCGCCTCGACGCCGAGGTCCTCGCCGACGCGATCAACCAAGTCACCGGCACGCATGAGAACTACACCAGCGCGATCCCGGAGCCATTCACCTTCATTCCCACCGAGCAACGCGCCATCGCCCTGCCTGACGGCAGCATCACGAGCGCGTTCCTCGAAAAATTCGGCCGCCCCACCCGCGACACCGGCGAACTCGCCGAGCGCACCACGACCACCACGAGCGCCGCTCAACGCCTGCACCTGCTCAACTCGACGCACATCCAGCGCAAACTCTCCCAAGGCCCCGCCCTAGCCGCGCTCCTACGCCTCAAGCAGCCCATCGACGAACTCTACCTCACCTTCCTCTCCCGTCCGCCCACGCGCGCCGAACGCGACGCCGTCAACCGCTACCTCCGCGATCATCCGCAATCCCGCCGCGCCGGCCTCGACGTCGCCTGGGCCCTGCTCAACAGCGACGAATTCCTCCTCCGCCACTAG
- a CDS encoding glyoxalase/bleomycin resistance/extradiol dioxygenase family protein has protein sequence MIQQLFIDVPVADLPKSLAFFQSLGFAADPQFTGDATACVIVNDSISLMLMTHSQFRQFTPKAVCDTSQAVEILFCLRCESREEVDALVSKALAAGGTTYDKAEDFGFMYSHSFVDLDGHGWGLTHLSGPPPRPSSPA, from the coding sequence ATGATCCAACAGCTGTTCATCGATGTCCCGGTCGCCGACCTGCCCAAGTCGCTCGCCTTTTTCCAATCACTCGGCTTCGCCGCGGACCCGCAGTTCACCGGCGATGCCACCGCCTGCGTCATCGTCAACGACTCCATCTCGCTCATGTTGATGACGCACTCCCAGTTTCGCCAATTCACTCCCAAGGCCGTCTGCGACACGAGCCAGGCGGTCGAAATCCTGTTCTGCCTGCGCTGCGAGAGTCGCGAGGAAGTCGACGCCCTCGTCTCCAAGGCCCTCGCGGCCGGCGGCACGACCTACGACAAGGCCGAGGATTTCGGCTTCATGTATTCGCACAGCTTCGTCGACCTCGATGGCCACGGCTGGGGGCTCACGCACCTGAGCGGACCGCCGCCGCGTCCCTCCTCCCCCGCCTGA
- the lptB gene encoding LPS export ABC transporter ATP-binding protein translates to MTATAAENFEIHTEGLVKTYGQRTVVNGVNIRVRAGEVVGLLGPNGAGKTTTFYMVVGLVPATGGKVFINGQDATHLRMHRRARLGVGYLPQEASIFRKLTVAENILAIVETLRGVSSKDRAALVKHHLEELSISHLAEQPAYTLSGGERRRLEIARALVTRPRFLLMDEPFAGVDPISVAEVQKIILELKQRGIGVLITDHNVRETLRIVDRGYIIHRGKVMTEGSGEFLINDPQARELYLGKDFNL, encoded by the coding sequence ATGACCGCCACCGCCGCGGAGAATTTCGAAATCCACACCGAGGGCCTGGTGAAAACCTATGGCCAGCGCACCGTCGTGAACGGCGTCAACATCCGCGTCCGCGCCGGCGAAGTCGTCGGCCTGCTCGGCCCCAACGGCGCGGGCAAGACGACGACGTTCTACATGGTCGTCGGCCTCGTGCCCGCGACCGGCGGCAAGGTTTTCATCAACGGCCAGGACGCCACGCATCTCCGCATGCACCGCCGCGCGCGGCTCGGCGTCGGTTACCTGCCGCAGGAAGCGTCGATCTTCCGCAAGCTCACCGTCGCCGAAAACATCCTCGCCATCGTCGAGACGCTCCGCGGCGTCTCCTCGAAGGACCGCGCCGCCCTCGTGAAGCACCATCTCGAGGAGCTGAGCATCAGCCATCTCGCCGAGCAGCCCGCCTACACGCTCTCCGGCGGCGAGCGCCGCCGCCTCGAGATCGCCCGCGCCCTCGTGACGCGCCCGCGTTTCCTGCTCATGGACGAGCCGTTCGCCGGCGTCGATCCGATCTCCGTTGCCGAGGTGCAGAAGATCATCCTCGAGCTGAAGCAGCGCGGCATCGGTGTGCTCATCACCGACCACAATGTCCGCGAAACGCTCCGCATCGTCGACCGCGGCTACATCATCCACCGCGGCAAGGTCATGACCGAGGGCAGCGGCGAGTTCCTCATCAACGACCCGCAAGCCCGCGAGCTGTATCTGGGCAAGGATTTCAATCTGTGA
- the sucD gene encoding succinate--CoA ligase subunit alpha: protein MAIIVNEKTKVLVQGITGEFGGRHTKLSLDYGSAIVAGVTPGKGGQFFEHGSHKVPIFNTVADAVAATGATASAVFVPPPFAADAILEGVDANLDLCVAITEGIPVRDMIQVKRAMAGKKTRLIGPNCPGIVTPGTGEGSKGGCRIGIAPGYIHKKGHVGVVSRSGTLTYEAVWQLTVKNIGQSTCVGIGGDPVNGTSHLDVIKMFNDDPETWGIIMIGEIGGSAEVEAARWVKANCKKPVAGFIAGATAPKGRRMGHAGAVVGGAEDTAAAKIAIFEECGIEVAVTPSDMADALERSAKKLGVKLA from the coding sequence ATGGCTATCATCGTCAACGAAAAGACCAAGGTCCTCGTCCAGGGCATCACCGGCGAGTTCGGCGGTCGTCACACCAAACTCTCCCTCGACTACGGCTCCGCCATCGTCGCCGGCGTCACGCCGGGCAAGGGCGGCCAGTTCTTCGAGCACGGCTCCCACAAGGTTCCGATCTTCAACACCGTCGCCGACGCCGTCGCCGCCACCGGCGCGACCGCTTCCGCGGTGTTCGTCCCGCCGCCCTTCGCCGCTGACGCGATCCTCGAAGGTGTCGACGCCAACCTCGACCTCTGCGTCGCCATCACCGAAGGCATTCCGGTCCGCGACATGATCCAGGTGAAGCGCGCCATGGCCGGCAAGAAGACCCGCCTCATCGGCCCGAACTGCCCCGGCATCGTCACTCCCGGCACCGGCGAAGGCTCGAAGGGCGGCTGCCGCATCGGCATCGCTCCCGGCTACATTCACAAGAAGGGCCACGTCGGCGTCGTCTCGCGCTCCGGCACCCTCACCTACGAAGCGGTCTGGCAGCTCACCGTGAAGAACATCGGCCAGTCGACCTGCGTCGGCATCGGCGGCGACCCCGTCAATGGCACCTCGCACCTCGACGTCATCAAGATGTTCAACGACGACCCCGAGACCTGGGGCATCATCATGATCGGCGAAATCGGCGGCAGCGCCGAAGTCGAAGCCGCGCGCTGGGTGAAGGCCAACTGCAAGAAGCCCGTCGCGGGCTTCATCGCCGGTGCGACCGCCCCCAAGGGCCGCCGCATGGGCCACGCCGGCGCCGTCGTCGGTGGCGCCGAAGACACCGCCGCCGCGAAGATCGCCATCTTCGAGGAGTGCGGCATCGAAGTCGCCGTGACGCCCTCCGACATGGCCGACGCCCTCGAGCGCTCCGCCAAGAAGCTCGGCGTCAAACTCGCGTAG
- the rph gene encoding ribonuclease PH: protein MSTQPRADGRKFDQLRPITLEANIAPHASGSVLIGFGHTRVICAATIEPKVPSWMRQQGVTGGWLTAEYSMLPYSTHDRKQRDISKGKIDGRTVEIQRLIGRSLRAIIDLQKLGDNTLWIDCDVLQADGGTRTASITGAYLAARLAIQKLLDAKKISENPLTDSVAAVSVGLFNSQQLLDLNYIEDKDAAVDFNVVMTGKGQFVEVQGTGEESTFSQEELDGLLGLARKGLQELAGIQSAFLAKQLLKF, encoded by the coding sequence ATGTCTACCCAGCCGCGCGCCGACGGCCGCAAGTTCGACCAGCTGCGCCCCATCACCCTCGAGGCCAACATCGCCCCTCACGCCTCGGGCTCCGTTCTCATCGGCTTCGGCCACACGCGCGTCATCTGCGCCGCGACCATCGAGCCGAAAGTCCCCTCCTGGATGCGCCAGCAAGGCGTCACCGGCGGCTGGCTCACCGCCGAGTATTCGATGCTCCCCTACTCGACGCACGATCGCAAACAGCGCGACATTTCCAAGGGCAAGATCGACGGCCGCACCGTCGAAATCCAACGCCTCATCGGCCGCTCGCTGCGCGCCATCATCGATCTCCAGAAACTCGGCGACAACACGCTCTGGATCGACTGCGATGTCCTCCAGGCCGACGGCGGCACGCGCACGGCGTCCATCACCGGCGCCTACCTCGCCGCGCGCCTCGCGATCCAGAAGCTCCTCGACGCGAAGAAAATTTCCGAGAACCCGCTCACCGATTCCGTCGCGGCCGTCAGCGTCGGCCTGTTTAACAGCCAGCAATTGCTCGACCTGAACTACATCGAGGACAAGGACGCCGCCGTGGACTTCAACGTCGTCATGACCGGCAAGGGCCAGTTCGTCGAAGTGCAGGGCACCGGCGAGGAATCCACGTTCTCGCAAGAGGAACTCGACGGCCTGCTCGGCCTCGCCCGCAAGGGCCTCCAGGAACTCGCCGGCATCCAGTCAGCCTTCCTCGCGAAGCAGCTGTTGAAGTTCTGA